In Edaphobacter dinghuensis, one genomic interval encodes:
- a CDS encoding IPT/TIG domain-containing protein, whose amino-acid sequence MAVEVTRWLRRISAVVLWWLVSIATVFAGGPRWVTGPPYFSTSGFPVTWYTNQLLYFTDPGDLSPYVDNAAANAIVAAAANVWNVPTASLVLGYGGSLDEHVSEANVYLGSNGLVFPTDVQSGNYQAKQIAVIYDSDGSVTDMLLGSGASDPSGCRQNAVTESVDSIVPAGYIQHALLILNGRCTGPAPEQQLQIQYQLMRAFGRILGLGWSQVNDNVFTGSPQPTAMQAMNWPIMHPIDIICGPYTYQCLPQPFSLRADDLSALAMLYPIAQNQAPLGKTDSLYLAHEIVGNVYFPTGQGMQGVNVVLRRWHQFVALPETWQTVSAVSGVFFKGAGGNPVAVTPSGATGSSGSLNLGFEGYYEMARIPMLDGSWDNDILDIEPINPLYTGQYAVGPYIANQVEPSGANAELGTDIMRSYQVARMNLSPASAASSCNTAADGTEASPAAIVSQGWWTGTLCAYGHTAWSTLSIAGNRSFTIEVTAQDENGFATMAKAMPVIGVWNATDALKTLPSVASASTAFNSAAYGTTSLTVQSAQPSQFRVAIADQRGDGRPDFGYQARLLYAGSISPASVSAGGGTVTISGTGFRAGNMVTVNGVAATVTSWTATSIVATVPSLRTLGHNAAITADVAVTDPSTGGTTVMGSALSYAAPLPSLNLVAAPSGTVFAGDTFVVPFTVKALAADGTTPVAGQLVSFTASGDGSVQFGACGGAACSVMTDASGLASTSVTALAAGDVTVSAASTIGTQAASFSIATRIRTLTAAQSMLYVAAGATVLWTPQVAASDNSASTTGVVVTWQPVSGAAVFSPAQSQINGLGVAETQEEVGPLAANEQAVSSACAWTAVCAAITAQGVDPGEWRIEAISGAGQSVGAEGALAPVLLRVTDTAGHAIAGASVEIHQTVDAWQGPCPGQGRCPIPPGESAEVSSSTSDTNGFVTITPLQVAGIAEVTNLVAATGTQGFISLSLEKHP is encoded by the coding sequence ATGGCCGTTGAAGTTACGCGATGGCTGCGAAGGATATCTGCGGTTGTCCTATGGTGGCTGGTTTCAATCGCAACGGTCTTTGCCGGAGGGCCGCGGTGGGTGACGGGGCCGCCATATTTCAGCACATCCGGTTTTCCGGTGACGTGGTATACAAACCAACTGCTTTATTTCACCGATCCGGGCGACCTGAGCCCTTATGTCGACAATGCCGCAGCGAATGCAATCGTAGCTGCCGCTGCAAACGTTTGGAATGTGCCTACCGCAAGTCTGGTGCTGGGCTATGGCGGCTCGCTTGACGAGCATGTCAGCGAGGCCAATGTCTATTTGGGTTCGAATGGACTGGTCTTTCCGACGGATGTGCAGAGCGGTAATTATCAGGCCAAGCAGATTGCTGTGATCTACGATAGCGACGGATCGGTGACGGACATGCTCCTGGGTAGCGGCGCAAGCGATCCTTCAGGATGCCGTCAGAACGCGGTAACCGAGAGTGTCGACTCCATCGTTCCGGCTGGTTATATCCAACATGCTCTGCTGATTCTGAATGGCCGCTGTACGGGACCGGCCCCGGAACAGCAGTTGCAGATCCAGTACCAACTGATGCGTGCCTTTGGGCGCATTCTTGGGCTGGGCTGGTCGCAGGTGAACGACAACGTCTTTACAGGAAGCCCGCAACCGACTGCCATGCAGGCGATGAATTGGCCGATCATGCACCCCATCGACATCATCTGCGGACCATATACGTATCAATGTCTGCCGCAGCCGTTTAGCTTGCGGGCGGATGATCTTTCAGCGCTTGCGATGCTGTATCCGATTGCCCAGAACCAGGCTCCTTTGGGCAAGACGGACTCTCTGTATCTGGCCCACGAGATCGTCGGCAATGTCTATTTTCCGACGGGGCAGGGAATGCAAGGGGTCAATGTGGTGCTGAGACGCTGGCATCAGTTTGTGGCTCTTCCAGAGACATGGCAGACGGTGTCGGCGGTCTCGGGAGTTTTCTTTAAAGGGGCAGGCGGTAATCCGGTTGCGGTAACTCCATCCGGCGCTACCGGAAGCAGCGGAAGTTTAAATCTAGGGTTTGAGGGGTATTACGAGATGGCACGTATCCCAATGCTGGATGGTAGCTGGGACAACGACATTCTCGACATAGAGCCGATCAACCCGCTTTATACCGGTCAATACGCGGTGGGTCCCTACATCGCCAATCAGGTTGAACCTTCCGGGGCGAACGCGGAGCTGGGCACAGACATCATGAGAAGTTATCAGGTGGCGCGGATGAATCTCTCCCCGGCGAGCGCTGCCAGTAGTTGTAATACCGCAGCCGACGGAACTGAGGCATCGCCGGCCGCGATTGTGTCGCAAGGCTGGTGGACGGGTACGCTCTGTGCCTATGGGCATACGGCGTGGTCCACGCTGTCGATAGCAGGCAATCGCAGCTTCACGATTGAGGTGACGGCGCAGGATGAGAATGGATTCGCCACGATGGCAAAGGCCATGCCGGTCATCGGTGTTTGGAATGCGACGGATGCACTTAAAACGCTGCCAAGCGTAGCGTCGGCTTCCACGGCATTTAATAGCGCAGCCTATGGGACGACTTCGTTGACGGTGCAGAGTGCGCAGCCAAGTCAGTTCCGAGTTGCGATTGCGGACCAGCGTGGTGATGGTCGCCCCGATTTTGGCTATCAGGCGCGATTGTTGTACGCAGGCAGTATCAGTCCGGCGAGCGTCAGTGCCGGGGGTGGAACCGTCACGATCTCAGGAACAGGATTTCGTGCGGGGAACATGGTGACCGTCAATGGCGTGGCCGCTACGGTAACAAGCTGGACGGCCACTTCGATTGTGGCTACGGTTCCCTCGCTGCGGACTTTGGGGCATAATGCGGCAATTACAGCGGATGTTGCCGTCACTGATCCTTCGACCGGAGGCACGACTGTGATGGGGAGCGCGCTGAGCTATGCTGCGCCTCTGCCCTCACTCAACCTTGTAGCTGCGCCTTCGGGGACGGTGTTCGCCGGGGACACCTTTGTTGTTCCATTTACGGTAAAGGCGCTGGCTGCCGATGGGACGACTCCCGTCGCAGGTCAGCTTGTCAGCTTTACAGCCAGCGGAGATGGAAGTGTTCAGTTCGGAGCGTGCGGCGGCGCTGCTTGCAGCGTAATGACAGATGCGTCGGGATTAGCGTCGACAAGCGTAACCGCGTTGGCAGCAGGCGATGTCACTGTATCGGCAGCGAGCACGATAGGGACACAGGCAGCTTCATTTAGTATTGCCACTCGGATAAGGACTTTAACTGCCGCTCAGTCCATGTTGTACGTCGCAGCCGGTGCAACCGTTCTCTGGACACCGCAGGTAGCGGCCAGCGATAACTCGGCCTCCACTACGGGCGTGGTTGTAACTTGGCAGCCTGTTTCAGGAGCGGCGGTCTTTTCTCCAGCACAGTCGCAGATAAATGGTTTGGGAGTAGCGGAGACTCAGGAAGAGGTTGGTCCGCTGGCGGCGAATGAGCAAGCGGTGTCATCTGCCTGTGCGTGGACGGCGGTATGCGCGGCTATTACGGCACAAGGCGTGGACCCTGGTGAATGGAGGATTGAAGCGATCAGCGGAGCGGGGCAGTCGGTTGGTGCAGAAGGAGCTTTAGCGCCGGTTTTGCTGCGAGTAACAGACACGGCCGGCCATGCAATAGCTGGAGCTTCGGTTGAGATTCACCAGACCGTGGATGCATGGCAGGGGCCTTGCCCTGGACAAGGACGCTGCCCGATACCACCTGGCGAGAGCGCAGAGGTGTCATCGTCTACCTCGGATACGAATGGCTTTGTAACGATTACGCCGTTGCAGGTTGCCGGAATTGCGGAGGTTACAAATCTTGTTGCCGCAACGGGAACACAAGGGTTCATTTCGCTATCGCTCGAGAAACATCCCTGA
- a CDS encoding allantoinase, whose product MANLTLVYGMRLLPADEIAAVGDAPVTLNNGNEAHVTMHILEGSREQIEAQLRMSIDAFFDFYPEI is encoded by the coding sequence ATGGCAAATCTTACGTTGGTCTACGGAATGAGGCTGCTGCCCGCGGATGAGATCGCGGCAGTGGGCGACGCACCGGTTACGCTGAACAATGGCAACGAAGCGCATGTGACCATGCATATTCTGGAAGGAAGCCGGGAACAGATCGAAGCGCAGCTTCGCATGAGCATTGACGCCTTCTTTGATTTCTATCCTGAGATCTAG
- the trxB gene encoding thioredoxin-disulfide reductase: MPENNTRDTVILGSGCSGLTAAIYAARANFKPLVLEGHEPGGQLSITTLVENFPGWPDGIQGPELIENMKKQAVRFGAELRMAHLASVDLSKHPFELNLGNEIIHTRTLIIASGASARWLNLPSEQALIGHGVSSCATCDGFFFSGKEIAVIGGGDSAMEEALFLTRFASKVTLINRSENFRASKIMLERAIAHPSIKFLSSTTVEEVLGVEEKDVKGLRLKNRISGEESILPVSAMFLGIGHTPNASAFKGMLDLDEDGYILTQNNVFPTLNGKIIPGIFACGDIQDRRYRQAITAAGSGCMAALEVEKYLEEHGR, from the coding sequence ATGCCAGAAAACAATACTCGCGACACCGTCATCCTCGGGTCCGGCTGCTCCGGACTGACCGCCGCCATCTACGCCGCCCGTGCCAATTTCAAGCCTCTCGTCCTCGAAGGCCACGAGCCCGGCGGCCAGTTGTCCATCACCACGCTGGTCGAAAACTTTCCCGGCTGGCCCGACGGCATTCAAGGTCCAGAGCTGATCGAGAACATGAAGAAGCAGGCAGTCCGCTTCGGTGCCGAGCTGCGCATGGCCCATCTCGCGTCGGTCGATCTCAGCAAGCATCCCTTCGAGCTGAACCTCGGCAACGAGATCATTCACACCCGGACGCTCATCATCGCCTCAGGCGCAAGCGCCCGCTGGCTGAACCTGCCGTCGGAACAAGCCCTGATCGGCCACGGCGTCAGCTCCTGCGCCACCTGCGACGGCTTCTTCTTCTCCGGCAAGGAGATCGCCGTCATCGGCGGCGGCGACTCGGCCATGGAAGAGGCGCTTTTTCTCACCCGCTTCGCCTCAAAGGTCACACTGATCAATCGCAGCGAGAACTTCCGCGCCTCGAAGATCATGCTCGAGCGCGCCATCGCTCATCCGAGCATCAAGTTCCTCTCCAGCACCACGGTCGAAGAAGTGCTCGGTGTTGAAGAGAAAGACGTAAAAGGTCTTCGTCTGAAGAACCGCATCTCCGGCGAAGAGTCCATCCTTCCCGTCTCGGCGATGTTCCTCGGCATCGGTCACACGCCAAACGCATCGGCGTTCAAGGGCATGCTGGATCTCGACGAAGACGGCTACATCCTGACGCAAAACAACGTCTTTCCGACGTTGAACGGCAAGATCATCCCCGGCATCTTTGCCTGCGGTGACATTCAGGACCGCCGCTACCGCCAAGCCATTACCGCAGCCGGATCAGGCTGCATGGCCGCGCTCGAGGTAGAGAAGTATCTGGAAGAGCACGGCAGATAA
- a CDS encoding YggS family pyridoxal phosphate-dependent enzyme, translating to MSIADNLARLHEQIAQACRQSNRSESEVALMAVSKVHPVEVILEAYAAGQRLFGENRVQEFQEKSQHLGGLTDANFHLIGPLQSNKTNKAAELFDAIDAVDSLKIAQRLNAAATALGKKLPVLVEVKLSYEESKHGLAPEELPELLAAIDHLESVEAVGLMTVPPWSLDAETARPYFKELRRLRDESQKTHPALTQLSMGMSNDFVVGIEEGSTCVRVGTALFGKREYPA from the coding sequence ATGTCCATCGCCGATAATCTCGCCCGCCTGCACGAACAGATTGCACAGGCCTGCCGCCAGAGCAATCGTTCGGAGAGCGAAGTAGCGCTGATGGCCGTCAGCAAGGTTCATCCAGTCGAAGTCATTCTGGAGGCCTATGCGGCGGGTCAGCGCTTGTTCGGCGAAAACCGCGTGCAGGAGTTTCAGGAGAAGTCGCAGCACCTCGGCGGCCTGACCGATGCTAACTTTCACCTGATCGGCCCGCTGCAATCCAACAAGACCAACAAAGCAGCCGAGCTGTTCGACGCGATCGACGCGGTGGATTCATTGAAGATCGCACAGCGCCTGAACGCAGCCGCAACCGCACTCGGCAAAAAGCTCCCCGTGCTGGTTGAAGTAAAGCTGAGCTACGAGGAATCGAAACACGGCCTGGCTCCGGAAGAGTTACCGGAGCTTCTGGCTGCGATAGACCACCTCGAATCAGTCGAAGCTGTCGGCTTGATGACTGTTCCGCCATGGTCGCTCGACGCCGAAACGGCGCGGCCTTACTTCAAAGAACTGCGGCGGCTTCGAGATGAGTCACAAAAGACACATCCAGCACTGACGCAGCTCTCCATGGGCATGTCGAACGATTTTGTCGTAGGGATTGAGGAAGGCAGCACCTGTGTCCGCGTCGGCACGGCGCTCTTCGGCAAGCGGGAGTATCCGGCATGA
- a CDS encoding DUF167 domain-containing protein produces MIEDTCTFAQNVPDGCTLAVRVHPGAKKNDVTGLHAGAVKISLTTPPVDGRANEALIEFIADLLRIPRSRIALLSGTTSRMKVLRITGKSAAEVQAALFPIELC; encoded by the coding sequence ATGATCGAAGACACATGTACCTTCGCTCAGAATGTCCCTGACGGTTGCACGCTGGCAGTCCGCGTACACCCAGGAGCAAAGAAAAATGACGTTACCGGCCTCCATGCCGGTGCCGTGAAGATCTCGCTGACAACGCCACCGGTGGATGGACGCGCCAACGAGGCGCTTATTGAGTTCATTGCCGACCTGCTGCGGATTCCTCGGTCGCGCATTGCCCTTCTTTCCGGCACGACAAGCCGTATGAAGGTGCTTCGCATTACAGGAAAAAGCGCTGCCGAGGTTCAGGCCGCGCTTTTTCCGATTGAGCTTTGCTAA
- a CDS encoding glycoside hydrolase family 28 protein: MKITDIRWIAVAVAGLMVGTVVPAMAAGKVCDARAYGAKADGTTKDTQAIQNAIDDCAKAGGGTVKLSGGTFLSAPIVLKSNITFDIAKGTTLLGSPDHADYPSKIEFRGPGYQSLVSATNAQNITITGGGVIDGNGASWWALARTQKNAGVLGSENSRPRGVVFDHCKHVRIEGVTVQNSPYWQIVPYYTDDVVIRNVRILAPQHSPNTDAIDPFSSSNVVIDHVYADVGDDNVAIKSGMINSPGPDAPSKNITITDCDFMHGHGLSIGSEIAGGAQNIKAERIHFNGTDQGIRIKANRDRGNDVSNISFKDITMENVKTSILISEYYPKALPQGEVAAEPVQRLTPHFHNITIENVKSVNSAWAGVIIGLPEAPVKNLVMKNVDIQAKKGMAIAYADVTGKNVKVTAAEGEGITVAPTAKATFK, encoded by the coding sequence ATGAAAATAACCGATATTCGATGGATTGCAGTGGCAGTGGCAGGTTTAATGGTTGGGACAGTCGTCCCAGCAATGGCAGCAGGCAAGGTCTGTGATGCTCGCGCCTACGGTGCCAAGGCGGATGGCACAACGAAAGACACTCAGGCCATTCAGAACGCGATTGACGACTGCGCGAAGGCCGGTGGCGGTACCGTGAAGCTTTCCGGTGGCACATTCCTCTCAGCGCCTATCGTCCTTAAGAGCAATATCACTTTCGACATTGCCAAAGGGACGACGTTGCTGGGTTCTCCAGATCATGCTGACTATCCGAGCAAAATTGAGTTTCGTGGTCCCGGTTATCAGTCTCTCGTCAGCGCAACGAATGCTCAGAACATCACCATCACCGGTGGCGGAGTCATCGATGGCAATGGTGCAAGCTGGTGGGCATTGGCGCGAACCCAGAAGAACGCCGGCGTCCTTGGCAGTGAAAACTCGCGACCAAGAGGTGTTGTCTTCGACCACTGCAAGCACGTCCGCATCGAGGGTGTGACTGTTCAGAACTCGCCTTACTGGCAGATTGTTCCGTACTATACCGACGACGTGGTCATCCGTAACGTTCGCATTCTCGCTCCTCAGCACTCGCCGAATACCGATGCTATCGATCCTTTCAGTTCCAGCAACGTTGTCATCGATCACGTCTATGCTGACGTAGGCGACGACAACGTAGCCATCAAGAGCGGCATGATTAATTCGCCCGGTCCTGATGCGCCGAGCAAAAACATCACCATCACCGATTGCGACTTCATGCACGGTCATGGCCTCTCCATCGGCAGCGAGATCGCTGGTGGCGCGCAGAACATCAAGGCCGAGCGCATCCACTTCAACGGCACCGATCAGGGTATTCGCATCAAGGCAAACCGCGACCGTGGCAACGATGTCAGCAACATCTCCTTCAAGGACATCACGATGGAGAACGTGAAGACTTCGATCCTCATCAGCGAGTACTATCCGAAGGCGCTGCCTCAGGGAGAGGTTGCGGCAGAACCTGTTCAGCGACTGACGCCGCACTTCCACAACATCACCATCGAAAATGTGAAGTCGGTCAACAGTGCATGGGCAGGCGTCATCATCGGCTTGCCTGAGGCTCCTGTAAAAAATCTTGTGATGAAGAATGTCGACATCCAGGCTAAAAAGGGGATGGCGATTGCCTATGCAGATGTCACTGGAAAGAATGTCAAAGTGACGGCAGCCGAAGGGGAGGGAATTACTGTCGCTCCTACAGCAAAGGCGACCTTCAAATAA
- a CDS encoding FAD-binding and (Fe-S)-binding domain-containing protein, with product MSTLSPFVLLPSSHVRAHDQFPGASELEKQLRAKIRGEVRFDAASKAAYSTDSSNYRHIPIGLVIPHDELDVVNTVTICRSFNAPILSRGGGTSLAGQCCNAAVVLDFSKYMNKMGAVDPVARTVHVQPGIVLDRVREAAEKFELTFAPDPATHSRCTLGGMIGNNSCGVHALMGGKTVDNIESLDLLLYDGTRLTVGATTEAQLEHHIASGGRIGGIYAELKRLRDSYAALVRKEFPRIPRRVSGFNLDELLPENGFNVARALVGSEGTCAIILGATLRLVKSPQYRTLVGVGFEDIFIAADHVPQLLTHKPIGLEGMDGHLLDALRKKHKLEDDLSLLPEGRGFLLVEFGADSQPEADQQAEAFAASLKDLPAKPSYRIYNAHEAHRVWVIRESGLGATAVVPNQPMRWEGWEDAAVDPAQEGSYLRAIDALMREFNYTSPMYGHFGQGCVHMRFNFDFESEAGVLAFREFIDRAADLVVAHGGSLSGEHGDGQARAALLPKMYGPELLQAFREFKQIWDPDNRLNPSNLIDPHQPHEDLRLGADYKPWQPKTHFAYAENDGSFAAATLRCVGVGACRKQDAGTMCPSFMATGEELYSTRGRAHLLWELMQKEVLPGEWKNDQVRESLDLCLSCKACKSECPTSVDMATYKAEFLSHHYEHASRPLFHYAFGRIDRWARLASIAPGFVNAFNNAPLIRNMIKSTLHIHGKRTMPRFAKSFTSERKKAHTPTGKDVFLWADTFNNYFHPSTMRAAHAVLTDAGFRVGLPNQHLCCGRPLYDFGMLDTAKEYLLKILDTLAPQLAAGTPIVVLEPSCASVFRDELTNLLPNDPRAAKLRDQTLLLGEFLVKHAPDYHPPQIDQKIIVHGHCHHHATQSMRDEMQILRATGADVQLLDSGCCGMAGPFGFEADKYEVSQTLGERVLLPAVRSNKEAIIISDGFSCQEQITQNTSAKPMHLAEVLAQNRQR from the coding sequence ATGTCAACACTGTCACCCTTTGTCCTTCTTCCTAGTTCGCACGTACGTGCTCACGATCAATTTCCCGGTGCCTCCGAGCTTGAAAAACAGCTTCGCGCCAAGATTCGTGGCGAGGTTCGCTTCGACGCAGCTTCCAAAGCCGCTTACTCCACTGATTCCTCCAACTATCGTCACATTCCGATCGGCCTCGTCATCCCTCACGACGAGCTCGACGTTGTCAATACGGTAACCATCTGCCGCAGCTTCAATGCTCCTATCCTCTCTCGCGGTGGTGGCACTTCGCTCGCTGGCCAGTGCTGCAACGCCGCCGTCGTCCTCGACTTCTCCAAGTACATGAATAAGATGGGCGCAGTTGATCCTGTCGCTCGCACGGTTCATGTCCAGCCTGGCATCGTCCTCGACCGTGTTCGCGAAGCGGCAGAGAAGTTCGAACTTACCTTTGCTCCTGATCCTGCCACGCACAGCCGTTGTACCCTCGGCGGCATGATCGGCAATAACTCCTGCGGTGTCCATGCGCTGATGGGCGGTAAGACTGTCGACAACATCGAATCGCTCGATCTTCTCCTCTACGATGGAACACGGCTCACCGTAGGCGCGACTACTGAAGCCCAGCTCGAGCATCACATCGCCTCCGGAGGCCGCATCGGCGGCATCTACGCCGAGCTCAAGCGTCTCCGGGACTCTTACGCCGCGCTTGTTAGGAAAGAATTTCCGCGCATCCCCCGCCGCGTCTCCGGCTTCAACCTCGACGAGCTTCTCCCCGAGAACGGCTTCAACGTAGCCCGCGCACTGGTCGGCAGCGAAGGCACCTGCGCCATCATTCTCGGAGCAACGCTGCGTCTCGTGAAGAGTCCGCAGTACCGCACCCTCGTCGGAGTGGGCTTCGAAGATATCTTCATCGCCGCCGATCATGTTCCTCAGCTTCTCACCCACAAGCCAATCGGCCTCGAAGGAATGGACGGCCACCTTCTTGATGCTCTCCGCAAAAAGCACAAGCTCGAAGATGACCTCTCGCTGCTCCCCGAAGGCCGAGGTTTCCTTCTTGTCGAGTTCGGTGCAGACAGCCAACCCGAAGCCGACCAGCAGGCCGAAGCCTTTGCAGCGTCATTAAAAGATCTTCCTGCCAAGCCCTCCTACCGCATCTACAACGCACACGAGGCCCACCGCGTCTGGGTCATTCGCGAGTCCGGCCTCGGTGCTACCGCAGTCGTCCCCAATCAGCCCATGCGCTGGGAGGGCTGGGAAGATGCTGCCGTCGATCCCGCGCAGGAGGGCTCTTATCTCCGTGCCATCGACGCGCTGATGCGCGAGTTCAACTACACCAGCCCCATGTATGGCCACTTCGGTCAGGGCTGTGTCCACATGCGCTTCAACTTCGACTTCGAAAGCGAAGCGGGCGTCCTAGCCTTTCGAGAATTTATCGACCGCGCTGCCGATCTCGTCGTCGCCCATGGCGGCTCGCTTTCCGGCGAACACGGCGACGGTCAGGCTCGCGCCGCGCTTCTCCCCAAGATGTACGGCCCGGAACTCTTGCAGGCCTTTCGTGAGTTCAAGCAGATCTGGGACCCCGATAACCGGCTTAACCCCAGCAATCTCATCGATCCGCACCAGCCACACGAAGACCTTCGCCTCGGCGCCGATTACAAGCCCTGGCAGCCCAAGACGCATTTCGCCTACGCCGAAAACGATGGCTCCTTTGCCGCAGCGACGCTGCGCTGCGTCGGCGTTGGCGCCTGCCGCAAACAGGACGCCGGAACCATGTGTCCCAGCTTCATGGCTACTGGCGAAGAGCTCTATTCCACTCGAGGCCGCGCTCATCTCCTATGGGAGCTGATGCAGAAAGAAGTCCTCCCCGGCGAATGGAAGAATGACCAGGTAAGGGAATCGCTTGACCTTTGTCTTTCCTGCAAGGCCTGCAAGAGCGAGTGCCCTACCAGCGTGGACATGGCCACGTACAAGGCCGAGTTCCTCTCCCATCACTATGAGCATGCCTCGCGTCCGCTCTTTCACTATGCCTTCGGGCGGATCGACCGTTGGGCACGTCTCGCCTCCATCGCTCCGGGCTTCGTCAACGCCTTCAATAACGCGCCGCTGATCCGCAACATGATCAAATCGACCCTCCACATCCACGGCAAGCGAACGATGCCACGCTTCGCCAAATCCTTCACAAGCGAACGAAAAAAAGCCCATACCCCAACCGGGAAAGACGTCTTTCTCTGGGCTGACACCTTCAATAACTACTTCCATCCCTCGACGATGCGAGCGGCTCATGCCGTCCTGACCGATGCAGGCTTCCGCGTAGGCTTGCCGAATCAACATCTCTGCTGCGGTCGCCCGCTCTACGACTTCGGCATGTTGGATACGGCCAAAGAGTATCTCCTCAAAATACTCGATACTCTCGCGCCGCAATTAGCCGCTGGAACTCCCATCGTCGTGCTCGAACCGAGCTGCGCCTCTGTCTTCCGCGATGAACTGACCAACCTGCTCCCTAATGATCCTCGTGCTGCCAAACTCCGCGATCAGACGCTTCTGCTCGGCGAGTTCCTCGTAAAGCATGCGCCTGACTACCACCCTCCGCAGATCGATCAGAAGATCATCGTCCACGGTCATTGCCACCACCACGCCACTCAGAGCATGAGGGACGAGATGCAGATCCTGCGTGCTACCGGAGCTGATGTCCAACTCCTCGACTCCGGCTGCTGCGGCATGGCTGGTCCCTTCGGCTTCGAGGCCGACAAGTACGAAGTCTCGCAAACCCTTGGCGAGCGGGTTCTCCTTCCCGCTGTTCGTAGCAATAAAGAAGCCATCATCATCAGCGATGGCTTTAGCTGCCAGGAGCAGATCACGCAAAACACCTCTGCGAAACCCATGCATCTGGCCGAGGTTCTAGCGCAAAATCGCCAACGGTAG
- a CDS encoding glycoside hydrolase family 125 protein, whose translation MKDSFLPNQASDDQQHTGLFTRRQILQGSGLLCAAAFTSSPLLAASTGSAYDRRPAASKRKFVSHAIEAAIVRTKKQIADPQLAAIFENCFPNTLDTTVFPSTVDGKPDTFVVTGDIDAMWLRDSSAQVMPYLPFAKEDPDLSHLLEGVIRRQARLILIDPYANAFVPTPSSPPLSWSLHDDTDMHPGVGERKWEIDSLCYPIQLAHAYWKATGNAAPFDETWKQSAHAIVRTFREQQRKTNHGPYHFQRPAASPTDTLMLSGYGNPIRPNGLICSMFRPSDDACIYPFFIPANLFAVASLKKLAELATGAASDQKLASDCNALATEVAEAVARYGIVEHPTHGKIYAYEIDGYGNHVCMDDANAPGLLSLPFLGACSISDPLYQRTRGFALSKDNPYFFQGKAAEGIGGPHIGLGYIWPMSILIRAFTSNNEAEIRRCLYTLRNTTGGTYFMHESFQQDNPKDFTRAWFAWANTLFGELILKLATTHTSLLREDFSVRT comes from the coding sequence ATGAAAGATTCTTTTTTGCCTAATCAAGCATCAGACGACCAGCAGCACACCGGCCTCTTTACCCGTCGCCAGATACTGCAAGGTTCAGGATTGTTGTGTGCTGCTGCATTCACCTCTTCGCCGCTCTTAGCTGCGTCAACCGGCAGCGCGTACGATCGGCGGCCCGCTGCTTCAAAGCGGAAATTTGTAAGCCACGCCATCGAAGCGGCCATTGTCCGCACAAAGAAGCAGATCGCAGATCCGCAGCTAGCCGCTATCTTTGAGAACTGTTTTCCCAACACACTCGACACGACCGTTTTTCCTTCCACCGTTGACGGAAAGCCAGATACCTTTGTCGTCACCGGTGACATTGATGCCATGTGGTTGCGTGACTCTTCAGCGCAGGTGATGCCCTATCTTCCCTTCGCCAAAGAAGACCCCGATCTCTCGCACCTGCTCGAAGGCGTCATCCGTCGCCAGGCAAGGCTTATCCTCATCGACCCATACGCAAATGCCTTCGTACCTACACCCTCCAGTCCGCCGCTCTCCTGGTCGCTCCACGACGACACCGACATGCACCCCGGCGTAGGCGAGCGTAAATGGGAGATCGACTCCCTCTGCTATCCCATCCAACTTGCCCATGCTTATTGGAAAGCCACAGGAAATGCCGCGCCCTTCGACGAAACCTGGAAGCAGTCGGCACACGCTATCGTTCGTACCTTCCGCGAGCAGCAGCGCAAGACGAACCACGGCCCGTATCACTTCCAGCGCCCCGCCGCGTCGCCTACCGACACCCTCATGCTCTCCGGCTACGGAAATCCCATCCGTCCCAACGGCCTCATCTGTTCCATGTTCCGCCCGTCTGACGATGCCTGCATCTATCCTTTTTTCATCCCGGCCAATCTTTTCGCGGTCGCATCATTGAAGAAGTTGGCAGAACTCGCTACCGGAGCAGCATCCGATCAGAAACTCGCCTCTGACTGCAATGCTCTTGCCACAGAGGTAGCAGAGGCAGTCGCGCGTTACGGCATTGTCGAGCACCCAACGCACGGAAAGATCTATGCCTACGAGATCGATGGGTACGGCAACCACGTCTGTATGGACGACGCCAATGCCCCCGGCCTCCTTAGTCTTCCTTTTCTTGGTGCCTGCTCTATCTCCGACCCGCTCTATCAACGCACCCGCGGCTTCGCCCTCAGCAAAGACAATCCTTACTTCTTCCAGGGCAAAGCGGCAGAGGGCATCGGCGGTCCGCATATCGGACTGGGTTACATCTGGCCGATGTCCATCCTCATCCGTGCTTTTACCTCAAACAACGAAGCAGAGATTCGCCGGTGTCTCTACACTCTGCGCAATACGACCGGCGGCACTTACTTTATGCACGAGTCATTTCAGCAGGACAATCCAAAGGATTTCACGCGTGCCTGGTTCGCCTGGGCCAACACGCTCTTTGGCGAACTGATCTTAAAGCTCGCCACTACTCACACTTCACTCTTGCGCGAAGACTTCAGCGTAAGAACATAA